The Prevotella melaninogenica genome window below encodes:
- a CDS encoding thymidine kinase: protein MTKIDNHNGERRRQGRIEVICGSMFSGKTEELIRRMKRAKFAKQRVEIFKPSIDTRYSDEDVVSHDQNSIHSTPIDSSGNILLLASDIDVVGIDEAQFLDEGLTDICNKLANNGVRVIVAGLDMDFKGVPFGPIPALCAIADEVTKVHAICVKCGALAYVSHRLIADDRRVMLGEQQEYEPLCRECYKKATQEETNNKQ from the coding sequence ATGACAAAGATAGACAACCATAACGGTGAAAGACGTCGTCAAGGACGCATTGAGGTGATATGTGGAAGTATGTTCTCTGGTAAAACCGAAGAACTCATCCGTCGTATGAAACGTGCAAAGTTCGCAAAACAGAGGGTTGAGATTTTCAAACCTTCTATTGACACACGCTATTCAGACGAGGATGTAGTCAGTCATGACCAGAACAGCATCCATTCTACACCTATCGACTCATCTGGCAACATTCTTCTTCTTGCCTCAGACATTGATGTCGTGGGTATTGACGAGGCACAGTTCTTAGACGAGGGGCTCACTGATATATGCAATAAATTGGCAAACAACGGTGTACGTGTCATCGTTGCAGGACTCGACATGGACTTCAAAGGCGTGCCATTCGGTCCTATTCCTGCGCTTTGTGCCATTGCAGACGAGGTAACAAAGGTACACGCAATCTGTGTGAAGTGTGGTGCGTTGGCATACGTTAGCCACCGTCTCATTGCTGACGACCGTCGTGTCATGCTCGGAGAGCAGCAGGAGTACGAGCCGCTATGCCGTGAATGCTACAAAAAGGCAACACAAGAGGAAACAAACAATAAACAATAA
- the rsmI gene encoding 16S rRNA (cytidine(1402)-2'-O)-methyltransferase, translating to MGTLYLVPTPVGNMEDMTLRAIRILKEADLVLCEDTRTSGILLKHFEIKNRLMSHHKFNEHASSAGIVNRLKAGETVALISDAGTPGISDPGFFLAREAAANGITVQTLPGATAFVPALVSSGLPCDRFCFEGFLPQKKGRKTHLESLADETRTMIFYESPYRVVKTLEQFAEVFGAERQVSCCREISKLHEESVRGTLTEVIAHFKETEPRGEFVIVVAGKEKVKSSDRKKQTDKKV from the coding sequence ATGGGAACATTATATCTCGTACCGACACCAGTTGGAAACATGGAGGATATGACACTCCGTGCTATCAGAATCCTAAAGGAGGCTGATTTAGTTTTGTGTGAGGATACTCGTACATCGGGTATCTTGTTGAAACATTTTGAGATTAAGAATCGTCTTATGTCTCATCATAAATTCAATGAACATGCAAGTTCTGCTGGTATAGTCAATAGATTAAAGGCTGGTGAGACGGTTGCACTGATCTCAGATGCGGGAACTCCAGGCATTAGTGACCCAGGTTTCTTCCTCGCTCGTGAGGCTGCAGCCAATGGAATAACCGTTCAGACGCTTCCGGGAGCTACCGCTTTCGTACCTGCTTTGGTGTCAAGTGGCTTGCCTTGTGACCGCTTTTGCTTCGAAGGATTCCTCCCTCAGAAGAAGGGACGTAAGACTCATTTAGAGAGTTTAGCTGATGAAACGCGTACAATGATATTCTATGAATCACCTTATAGAGTTGTGAAAACCTTAGAACAGTTCGCTGAGGTGTTTGGAGCCGAGCGACAAGTAAGCTGTTGTCGTGAGATTTCAAAGCTGCATGAAGAGAGTGTTCGAGGGACATTGACAGAGGTAATCGCCCACTTCAAAGAGACAGAACCACGTGGTGAGTTCGTCATTGTAGTGGCAGGAAAAGAAAAAGTAAAGTCTTCTGATAGGAAGAAACAAACGGATAAAAAAGTATAA
- a CDS encoding RNA polymerase sigma factor translates to MTREQFVEQVSREQATLRRFLTALCCGNSAEADDIAQEALIKAYLRSSQYDERGQFSAWLMKIAYRVFIDSRRKQKHQQELPLEKAITLQGNSKSDDAFRYQELHSALETLTETMRTSILLYYMQGYQIKEIAEITENSEDAIKKQLSRGRQELKYLLER, encoded by the coding sequence ATGACAAGAGAACAATTCGTCGAACAGGTCAGTCGGGAACAGGCAACATTACGCCGGTTCCTGACGGCTCTATGCTGCGGCAATAGTGCTGAAGCTGACGATATTGCTCAAGAGGCTCTTATCAAAGCCTACCTTCGCAGTAGTCAATATGACGAACGTGGACAGTTCTCGGCTTGGCTAATGAAAATTGCTTATCGTGTCTTCATCGACTCGCGCCGCAAACAGAAACACCAGCAGGAACTACCCCTTGAGAAGGCTATCACGCTCCAAGGGAATAGTAAGAGTGACGATGCCTTCCGCTATCAGGAATTACATAGTGCTTTAGAAACGCTTACGGAAACGATGCGCACAAGTATCCTGCTTTATTATATGCAGGGTTATCAGATAAAAGAGATTGCAGAGATAACCGAAAACAGTGAGGATGCGATTAAGAAACAACTCTCACGTGGACGGCAAGAACTTAAATACTTATTGGAAAGATGA
- a CDS encoding nucleoside deaminase: MSTEEQSKKDLYFMQRALAEAEAAYKEGEIPIGAVVVCRDRIIARAHNLTETLNDVTAHAEMQAITMAANELGGKYLQDCTLYVTVEPCIMCAGAIGWAQLQRIVYGCPDEKRGYHEYAPKAFHPKANVTYGVMEEECRALMQRFFQERR; encoded by the coding sequence ATGAGTACAGAAGAACAAAGCAAGAAAGACCTATACTTTATGCAGCGTGCATTAGCTGAAGCCGAAGCGGCTTATAAAGAAGGTGAAATCCCTATTGGTGCTGTTGTGGTGTGTCGCGACCGTATCATCGCTCGTGCCCATAACCTGACAGAGACGCTCAATGACGTCACTGCGCATGCTGAAATGCAAGCAATAACCATGGCTGCCAACGAGTTAGGGGGTAAGTACCTACAGGATTGTACGCTATATGTGACTGTTGAACCTTGCATCATGTGTGCTGGTGCTATAGGCTGGGCACAACTCCAACGCATTGTCTACGGTTGTCCCGATGAGAAACGAGGCTATCACGAGTATGCACCCAAAGCCTTTCACCCAAAAGCTAATGTTACTTACGGTGTGATGGAAGAAGAATGTCGTGCCTTGATGCAGCGATTCTTTCAAGAGAGAAGGTAG
- a CDS encoding YraN family protein produces the protein MAYHNELGKWGEDVAVSYLQQLGYVILHRDWDYHHRDLDIVAIDNGTLVIVEVKTRKNEQFADADEAVTVQKVRSLSIAANAYVKRYNINLDIRFDIITVVGQPTGTNEVRHVKDAFLPFI, from the coding sequence ATGGCATACCATAACGAATTGGGTAAATGGGGAGAGGATGTGGCGGTAAGCTATCTCCAACAGTTGGGTTATGTCATTCTTCATCGTGATTGGGATTATCATCATCGAGACTTAGATATTGTTGCTATAGATAATGGTACGCTGGTTATCGTTGAGGTAAAGACCCGAAAGAATGAGCAGTTTGCTGATGCCGATGAGGCTGTCACTGTGCAGAAAGTGCGTTCGCTCTCGATAGCTGCCAATGCATACGTCAAGCGATATAACATCAATTTGGATATTCGCTTTGATATAATCACTGTCGTAGGGCAGCCAACAGGAACCAATGAGGTGCGCCATGTGAAGGATGCCTTTCTTCCATTCATATAA
- a CDS encoding biotin--[acetyl-CoA-carboxylase] ligase, with the protein MKIIDAVLGFFKPTVVEKEREVKVVRLDAVDSTNAYLRTYTPAEDEPMTVVVADYQTAGKGQGTNTWESEAGKNLLFSVLVHPTMLPVRSQFLLSEAGALALKEALADYVKEDISLKWPNDIYWKDKKLSGTLIETKLAAGRIKDCVFGVGLNVNQETFHSDAPNPVSLCQILGYEVDKEELLKKIIKKFSELYQLLEMGGYNDVSAMYHEALYRRGGFHKFRDADGEFEGAIVEVEDDGHLILRDSKGMIREYQFKEVEFII; encoded by the coding sequence ATGAAGATAATAGATGCCGTATTAGGCTTTTTCAAGCCAACAGTAGTAGAGAAAGAAAGAGAGGTGAAAGTCGTAAGATTGGATGCTGTCGATAGTACAAATGCCTACCTTCGCACTTACACACCTGCTGAAGATGAGCCAATGACAGTCGTTGTTGCCGATTATCAGACTGCAGGAAAAGGGCAGGGGACGAACACTTGGGAGAGTGAAGCTGGTAAGAACCTGTTGTTTTCGGTACTTGTTCATCCGACGATGCTGCCTGTTCGTAGTCAGTTTCTACTCTCTGAAGCTGGTGCTTTGGCATTGAAAGAAGCTTTGGCAGACTATGTGAAAGAAGATATCAGCCTGAAATGGCCCAATGACATCTATTGGAAAGATAAGAAACTGAGCGGAACACTGATTGAAACAAAGCTCGCTGCGGGGCGTATAAAAGACTGTGTCTTCGGTGTGGGACTGAATGTAAATCAGGAAACGTTCCATAGTGATGCTCCTAATCCCGTTTCTCTCTGTCAGATTTTAGGGTATGAAGTAGACAAAGAAGAACTGCTGAAAAAGATAATCAAGAAGTTCTCAGAACTCTATCAGCTGTTAGAGATGGGCGGGTATAATGATGTCAGTGCCATGTATCACGAAGCTTTGTACCGCCGTGGAGGCTTTCATAAGTTCCGTGATGCTGATGGCGAGTTTGAAGGCGCTATCGTTGAAGTAGAAGACGATGGGCATCTCATCCTCCGTGACAGCAAGGGTATGATACGTGAATATCAATTTAAAGAAGTAGAATTTATTATATAA
- the pyrH gene encoding UMP kinase yields MARFKRILLKLSGESLMGKQGFGIDPERLSDYAKQIKEVHEMGVQIGIVIGGGNIFRGLSGSQKGFDRVKGDQMGMCATVINSLALSSALEAIGVKAKVLTAIRMEPIGEFYSKWKAIEAMEAGYVCIFSAGTGCPYFTTDTGSSLRGIEIEADVMLKGTRVDGIYTADPEKDPSATKFSEITYDEIYNKGLKVMDLTATTMCKENDLPIYVFNMDVVGNLKKVMDGEDIGTLVHN; encoded by the coding sequence ATGGCAAGATTTAAAAGAATTCTCTTGAAACTTTCGGGTGAGAGTTTGATGGGAAAACAGGGCTTCGGTATCGACCCTGAACGTCTTAGCGATTATGCTAAGCAGATTAAGGAAGTACATGAAATGGGTGTACAGATTGGTATCGTAATCGGTGGTGGTAACATTTTCCGTGGTTTGAGCGGTAGTCAGAAAGGCTTTGATCGTGTGAAAGGCGACCAGATGGGTATGTGTGCTACTGTTATCAACTCTCTTGCGCTCAGTTCAGCACTTGAGGCAATCGGTGTGAAAGCTAAGGTCTTGACCGCTATCCGTATGGAACCAATCGGTGAGTTCTATAGCAAGTGGAAGGCTATCGAGGCTATGGAAGCAGGTTATGTTTGTATCTTCTCAGCTGGTACTGGTTGTCCTTACTTTACAACGGACACTGGTTCAAGCTTGCGTGGTATTGAGATTGAGGCAGACGTAATGCTTAAGGGTACACGTGTAGATGGCATCTATACTGCCGATCCAGAGAAAGATCCATCGGCAACTAAGTTCTCTGAAATCACATATGATGAGATTTATAATAAGGGTCTTAAGGTAATGGATCTCACGGCAACGACTATGTGTAAGGAAAACGATCTACCTATTTATGTCTTCAATATGGACGTTGTCGGTAATCTGAAGAAGGTTATGGACGGTGAAGATATAGGTACGTTGGTGCATAATTAA
- a CDS encoding protein-disulfide reductase DsbD family protein, whose translation MKRRNTLFILFTLLFSLTAMAQQNPVHFSVQQKQVSPTEVEVIFTAKIDQGWHVYSTNLPADGPTSASLHVDKAEGVTPVGKLTTRGKELNVYDKTFEMKLRYFENSVGFVQRYKITAKTYSIKGYLEYGACNDEMCLPPTQVEFNFKGNGPASAPAATPTAANAETEKTTTAATDVAADGLSALSAMTADTAKKADVLPADTVGALKQENAQVNADVNLWQPVIKELSAFNSTKDSTNSSLWSIFFMGILGGCIALLTPCVWPIIPMTVSFFLKRAKDDRKKGIRDAVTYGLSIIVIYMGLATLVTWAFGPQKLNELATNAPFNVFFFLLLAVFAFSFFGWFELRLPSSWGNAVDNKASATTGLLSIFLMAFTLSLVSFSCTAPVVGLLLVQAATSGDWVAPAVGMFGFALALALPFTFFALFPTLLKKAPKSGSWMNMIKVVLGFIELAFSLKFLSVADLAYGWHILDRETFLSIWIVLFGLLGLYLIGKLKFPHDDPEQKAMPVPAIMLGLCSLAFSVYMLPGLWGAPCKAVSAFAPPINTQDFNLAPQTVHAAYTDYDEGMRAAAAAGKPVLVDFTGFGCVNCRKMEASVWTDSRVADKLNKDYVLISLYVDDKTPLKQPVEVKLPDGTSRTLRTIGDKWSYLEQTKFGYLAQPFYVPLDNAGKPLNGSFSFKEDVPAYLEFLDKGLENYRAQHQ comes from the coding sequence ATGAAAAGAAGAAATACACTATTTATCCTCTTTACGCTGTTGTTTAGCCTCACAGCTATGGCACAGCAGAACCCTGTTCACTTTTCTGTACAGCAGAAGCAGGTTTCACCAACAGAGGTTGAGGTTATCTTCACAGCGAAGATTGACCAGGGATGGCATGTATATTCAACGAATCTTCCTGCTGATGGTCCTACATCTGCATCTTTACATGTAGATAAAGCAGAGGGCGTAACACCAGTTGGTAAGCTCACAACACGTGGTAAAGAGTTGAATGTCTATGATAAGACTTTCGAGATGAAACTACGTTATTTTGAAAATAGCGTTGGTTTCGTTCAACGTTACAAGATAACAGCCAAGACCTATAGTATAAAGGGTTATTTGGAATATGGTGCTTGTAACGATGAGATGTGTTTGCCACCAACACAGGTTGAATTTAATTTCAAAGGTAATGGACCTGCTTCCGCGCCCGCAGCAACACCAACAGCTGCTAATGCAGAAACGGAAAAAACAACGACAGCTGCTACTGATGTAGCAGCTGATGGTTTATCTGCACTTTCCGCAATGACTGCAGATACTGCTAAGAAAGCTGATGTGTTGCCAGCCGATACTGTAGGGGCTCTAAAGCAGGAGAATGCACAAGTAAATGCAGATGTTAACTTGTGGCAACCTGTTATCAAAGAGTTGTCAGCCTTCAATAGCACCAAGGACAGCACTAATAGCTCTCTTTGGAGTATTTTCTTTATGGGTATTTTAGGTGGTTGCATCGCTTTGCTCACCCCTTGTGTATGGCCTATCATTCCAATGACGGTAAGCTTCTTCCTCAAAAGAGCGAAGGATGACCGCAAGAAGGGTATACGTGATGCAGTGACATACGGCTTGTCAATCATTGTTATTTACATGGGTTTGGCAACGCTTGTTACTTGGGCTTTCGGTCCACAGAAGTTGAATGAGTTGGCAACAAATGCACCGTTCAATGTGTTCTTCTTCCTTTTGTTAGCAGTCTTTGCTTTCAGTTTCTTTGGATGGTTTGAACTTCGATTGCCTTCTTCATGGGGTAATGCGGTTGATAATAAGGCTTCTGCGACAACAGGTTTGCTTTCTATCTTCCTTATGGCATTCACCTTGTCATTGGTAAGTTTCTCTTGTACAGCTCCTGTCGTAGGTCTTCTCCTTGTTCAGGCAGCAACAAGTGGTGACTGGGTAGCTCCTGCAGTGGGTATGTTTGGTTTTGCTTTGGCTCTTGCCTTACCATTTACCTTCTTTGCTCTCTTCCCAACTTTGCTTAAAAAAGCACCAAAGTCTGGTTCATGGATGAACATGATTAAGGTTGTGTTGGGTTTCATCGAGTTGGCATTCTCACTGAAGTTCTTGTCAGTAGCCGACCTCGCGTACGGCTGGCATATTCTTGATCGTGAGACATTCCTTTCTATTTGGATTGTTCTCTTCGGTCTCTTGGGTCTTTACCTTATTGGTAAACTCAAGTTCCCACATGATGATCCAGAGCAGAAGGCTATGCCTGTACCAGCTATTATGCTCGGCCTTTGTTCATTGGCATTCTCTGTTTATATGCTTCCAGGACTCTGGGGTGCTCCTTGTAAGGCTGTTAGTGCGTTTGCGCCACCTATTAACACACAGGATTTCAACCTTGCTCCACAGACGGTACATGCTGCTTATACAGATTATGATGAGGGTATGCGTGCAGCCGCCGCAGCAGGTAAGCCAGTCTTGGTTGACTTCACAGGCTTTGGATGTGTGAACTGTCGTAAGATGGAGGCATCTGTATGGACTGACTCACGTGTAGCCGATAAGTTGAATAAGGACTACGTTCTCATCTCACTTTATGTAGATGATAAGACTCCATTAAAGCAGCCTGTTGAGGTGAAACTCCCAGACGGAACTTCACGTACACTGCGTACTATCGGTGATAAGTGGAGCTATCTTGAGCAAACAAAGTTTGGTTATCTTGCCCAGCCATTCTATGTGCCATTGGATAATGCGGGTAAACCATTGAATGGTAGCTTTAGCTTTAAGGAGGATGTACCTGCTTATCTTGAGTTCCTGGACAAGGGATTGGAAAATTATCGTGCACAGCATCAGTAA
- a CDS encoding SusC/RagA family TonB-linked outer membrane protein, whose translation MQKIKFLQRIICVLFLNLLCFGPLSLPMSAQDLNGAKVTLSMHDATVEDFANEVAKQTGLNVKFADEGVKALKGVTLDVRDQSVSSLLLNLANQFPLSYTVEGNTLTLAKKETTQRKGSVRGQVTDNNGDPIIGAVIRVDGVNGGYVTDINGEYEIVTDLKEVHMNVSYIGYKTVTKTVKNGATANITLREDSKEMQEVVVTGYQTKNKNSFTGSQVAVSRDQLMNVGTKNVLQSIASFVPGMVIADDNLKGSDPNKVAELNIRGRATFEGQANTPVYVVDGAQVSAEYVADMDMNDIETVTVLKDASASALYGAKASAGVIVITTKTLKGGKLKLNYSGTVRLSTPDLHDYNLLNARQKLEYERLAGLFTDTSPSTQYTLDKDYARIYNDVQRGVETDWLSKPLRNAISQSHSLSVDGGDDRAKYNLGIRYGKDAGVMKGSDRTRLSTNFRLSYNIAGKFFVSNSSTLSSVSSNVSPYGDFSDWVKMNPYENPYNSDGQLRSSLYHDLANPLYDASLGSYSKTNNFDFLNTTSIQLWFGEKIRLDGDFTVDRSKQDRRTFTSPFAYSEIRNKSADQRGSLSDNWVNTTTLQGKAMLSYNNYFFKKLFLTAMGGGSIESTSSDAATYTSIGFYSDKLGHPSFATAYAATRPSGSDTQTRGVGFFVNANTIWDNKYFLDLIYRYEGSSRFGKNQRFAPFWSVGGGWNIHNEKFMKGSQVSLLKLRASVGYLGNINFNPYQALTTYSYNSSYFYGKGTGATPITIGNPDLKWERTLSTNIGVDFTAFRGRVDLSADYYIKNTDNLLLDITKAPSVGVTTSRENIGEVQNSGFELRLRTFPIQNKDWQWSLGLTYAYNKNKIKKISNSLREQNEKNKSDNGVAPLPIYEEGQSLTALKVVPSAGIDPVTGQEIFIKRDGTYTFVYDSNDKVIFGDTNPLGTGSITSYLTYKRFALSCSFLYSFGGSVYNETLATKVEGANPKYNADERVLNDRWKTPGTVAKYKRIDDTTTPYQTSRFVEKNNFLRMSSLSLSYEVPTNFIQKYGLKRMFLELLTNDLFYLSTAKRERGLNYPYDRSFEFSLRFSL comes from the coding sequence ATGCAGAAGATTAAATTCCTCCAACGCATAATATGTGTTCTTTTTTTGAACCTTTTATGTTTTGGTCCATTAAGTCTCCCCATGTCAGCGCAAGATCTGAATGGCGCAAAAGTAACTCTTTCTATGCATGATGCAACGGTAGAGGATTTCGCCAATGAGGTCGCAAAGCAGACAGGATTAAATGTAAAGTTTGCAGATGAAGGCGTGAAGGCACTTAAGGGTGTTACTCTTGACGTGCGTGATCAGTCAGTATCAAGTTTGTTACTGAACTTGGCAAACCAGTTCCCACTCTCTTATACCGTTGAGGGTAATACCCTGACGCTTGCAAAGAAGGAAACTACACAGCGCAAGGGTAGCGTTCGCGGTCAGGTTACTGATAATAACGGTGATCCAATCATCGGTGCTGTCATCCGTGTGGATGGCGTGAATGGTGGTTATGTTACCGATATCAATGGTGAATACGAGATTGTGACAGATCTAAAAGAGGTGCACATGAATGTATCATATATTGGTTATAAGACAGTTACAAAGACAGTAAAGAATGGCGCAACTGCTAATATCACGCTGCGTGAAGATTCAAAAGAGATGCAGGAAGTGGTTGTGACCGGTTATCAGACTAAGAATAAGAATTCGTTTACGGGTTCTCAGGTGGCTGTAAGTCGTGACCAGTTGATGAATGTGGGTACGAAGAATGTGTTGCAGAGTATTGCAAGTTTCGTTCCTGGTATGGTCATCGCAGATGATAACCTCAAAGGTTCTGACCCTAATAAGGTGGCAGAACTCAATATCCGTGGTCGTGCAACCTTCGAAGGACAAGCCAATACACCAGTCTATGTGGTAGATGGTGCGCAGGTTTCTGCTGAGTATGTTGCCGATATGGACATGAATGATATCGAGACAGTTACCGTATTGAAGGATGCTTCTGCATCTGCTCTTTATGGTGCTAAGGCCTCTGCTGGTGTTATTGTTATTACAACAAAGACCTTGAAGGGCGGTAAGTTGAAATTGAACTATAGTGGAACAGTACGTTTGTCAACACCTGATTTGCACGATTATAACTTGTTGAATGCACGTCAGAAGTTGGAGTATGAACGTCTTGCAGGTTTGTTTACAGACACAAGTCCTTCAACTCAATATACGCTCGACAAGGATTATGCACGTATATATAATGATGTTCAGAGAGGTGTTGAGACTGACTGGCTGTCTAAGCCACTGCGTAATGCGATCTCACAGTCACACAGTTTGAGTGTAGATGGTGGTGATGACCGTGCAAAGTATAATCTCGGTATTCGTTATGGTAAGGATGCTGGTGTCATGAAGGGTTCTGATCGTACTCGTCTTTCAACCAATTTCCGCCTGTCTTACAATATTGCAGGTAAATTCTTCGTGTCAAACAGTTCGACACTCTCCTCTGTATCAAGTAACGTGTCACCTTATGGTGACTTCTCAGACTGGGTTAAGATGAATCCTTATGAGAATCCATATAACTCTGATGGACAGTTGCGCTCTTCACTCTATCATGACTTGGCGAACCCATTGTATGATGCTTCGTTGGGTAGTTATAGTAAGACAAATAACTTTGACTTCCTCAATACGACAAGTATTCAGTTGTGGTTCGGTGAGAAGATTCGCTTGGATGGAGACTTTACAGTCGACCGTAGCAAGCAGGATAGACGCACTTTCACATCTCCTTTTGCCTACAGCGAGATTCGTAATAAGTCTGCTGATCAGCGTGGTTCATTGTCTGATAACTGGGTAAATACCACAACGTTGCAGGGAAAAGCAATGTTATCATATAATAACTACTTCTTTAAGAAGCTCTTCCTTACTGCAATGGGAGGTGGAAGTATTGAGTCAACGTCATCAGATGCCGCTACTTATACTTCAATAGGCTTCTATTCTGATAAGCTCGGACACCCATCTTTCGCTACGGCATACGCTGCAACGCGTCCAAGTGGCTCTGATACACAGACAAGAGGTGTAGGTTTCTTCGTTAATGCCAATACAATTTGGGATAACAAGTACTTCCTCGACCTTATCTATCGTTATGAGGGTTCATCTCGTTTCGGTAAGAATCAGCGCTTTGCCCCATTCTGGAGTGTTGGTGGTGGATGGAATATTCACAACGAGAAGTTCATGAAGGGCTCACAAGTTTCACTCTTGAAGCTTCGTGCCAGTGTTGGTTACTTGGGTAATATCAACTTTAACCCATATCAGGCATTGACTACCTATAGCTATAACAGTTCTTACTTCTATGGTAAGGGAACTGGTGCTACACCAATTACTATCGGTAATCCAGACTTGAAGTGGGAGCGTACATTGAGCACCAACATCGGTGTTGACTTCACAGCTTTCCGTGGTCGTGTCGACCTTTCAGCTGATTATTATATCAAGAACACAGACAACCTGCTCTTGGATATTACTAAGGCACCATCTGTAGGTGTGACAACTTCACGTGAGAACATTGGTGAGGTGCAGAACTCAGGTTTTGAACTTCGTCTGCGTACCTTCCCAATTCAGAACAAAGATTGGCAGTGGTCACTCGGTCTTACATATGCTTATAACAAGAATAAGATTAAGAAGATCAGTAATTCTCTGCGTGAACAGAATGAGAAGAACAAGTCTGACAATGGTGTTGCACCGCTTCCTATCTATGAAGAAGGTCAGTCTTTGACAGCCTTGAAGGTTGTTCCTTCTGCAGGTATCGACCCAGTAACAGGTCAGGAAATCTTCATTAAGCGTGATGGTACATATACTTTCGTTTATGACTCAAATGATAAGGTAATCTTCGGAGATACGAATCCTTTAGGTACGGGTTCTATCACTTCATACCTTACTTATAAGCGATTTGCATTGAGTTGTTCGTTCTTGTACTCTTTCGGAGGTTCTGTCTATAATGAGACTTTGGCAACAAAGGTAGAGGGAGCCAACCCTAAGTACAATGCTGATGAGCGTGTATTGAATGACAGATGGAAGACTCCTGGAACTGTTGCAAAGTATAAGCGTATCGACGATACAACTACTCCGTATCAGACATCACGCTTCGTAGAGAAGAACAACTTCTTGCGTATGAGCAGTTTGTCACTCTCTTATGAGGTTCCAACAAACTTTATTCAGAAGTATGGATTGAAGCGTATGTTCTTAGAGCTTCTTACTAACGACCTCTTCTACCTATCAACAGCGAAGAGAGAGCGTGGTTTGAACTATCCATATGACAGAAGCTTTGAATTCTCATTACGATTCTCACTCTAA